A DNA window from Acidobacteriota bacterium contains the following coding sequences:
- a CDS encoding RNA 3'-terminal phosphate cyclase — protein sequence MITIDGSFGEGGGQILRSALGLSLVTGKPFKIEKIRAGRKNPGLLRQHLTAVNAATQVGNAEAEGASLGSKTLVFQPGTVNPGNFRFAVGTAGSATLVLQTILPALLTVTERTELTLEGGTHNPFAPPFDFLSKAFLPRLNKMGPKVSVRLDRPGFYPAGGGKFHVTIEPSPDGLLGFHLPERGKVLNRRVKASVACLPPEIADRELTEISRKMSLEKHHLETEVFENSHGPGNVVTIEIESEHVTEVFTGFGEKGVRAESVADNAVKLVRRYLTSDVPVGEYLADQLLIPLALAGEGSFVTLPPSRHTTTNIEIIKLFLDVEITTSQLNKTAWEVRVAAK from the coding sequence GTGATTACCATTGACGGATCGTTCGGAGAAGGCGGCGGTCAAATTCTGCGCTCGGCGCTCGGATTGTCGCTTGTCACCGGAAAGCCATTCAAAATTGAAAAAATTCGGGCTGGTCGGAAGAATCCAGGACTCCTTCGCCAGCATTTGACCGCTGTGAACGCCGCCACTCAGGTTGGCAATGCCGAAGCCGAAGGCGCCTCCCTTGGGTCAAAAACCCTGGTGTTCCAGCCTGGAACAGTCAATCCTGGCAACTTCCGGTTTGCAGTCGGAACGGCGGGCAGTGCGACACTGGTCCTGCAAACGATCCTCCCGGCGCTCCTGACGGTGACCGAACGAACCGAACTCACCCTTGAAGGCGGCACTCATAACCCGTTTGCGCCACCGTTTGATTTTTTGTCGAAAGCGTTTCTCCCACGGTTGAACAAGATGGGGCCGAAGGTTTCAGTTCGATTGGACCGACCAGGGTTTTATCCGGCTGGCGGAGGCAAGTTCCACGTCACGATTGAACCTTCTCCGGATGGACTCCTTGGCTTCCACTTACCCGAACGCGGCAAAGTGCTCAATCGCCGCGTGAAAGCTTCGGTTGCCTGTTTACCTCCGGAAATTGCAGATCGCGAATTGACCGAAATTTCGCGCAAAATGTCGCTCGAAAAGCACCACCTGGAAACCGAAGTGTTTGAAAATTCGCATGGGCCAGGCAATGTTGTGACCATCGAAATCGAAAGCGAACACGTCACCGAAGTCTTCACCGGCTTTGGCGAAAAAGGCGTCCGGGCGGAATCGGTGGCCGACAATGCGGTGAAACTGGTGCGGCGCTATCTGACGTCGGATGTGCCAGTTGGCGAATATCTGGCCGATCAGTTGTTGATTCCGCTGGCGCTGGCCGGAGAAGGTTCATTCGTCACGCTTCCACCTTCGCGCCATACCACGACCAATATCGAAATCATTAAGTTGTTCCTGGATGTGGAAATTACGACTTCACAGTTGAATAAAACGGCCTGGGAGGTTAGAGTGGCTGCAAAGTAA
- a CDS encoding slipin family protein, translated as MKREVIIKDTHRGLYYEDGVLTKLLEGGRYVIPRHFNLGFYRRPKVEIVLVDIRERDLTIKGQEILTSDKVAIRVSIVVQFRVTDPKAALHEVQNYEDRLYSDVQLAARRSLASMALEEILTNRNRLNEDIRHDVKEAAASYGVAILRADVKDLIFPGNLQEIMNRVLAAERMSQAQLIEARTKAEVQQIDAQARSQSQHIEAETQADNRRTIAQSEAAAHTLKTEAEIRALRDRAEAADAYNQHPALMRLQELETLRELSRTANARIYIGFDKHQELASGE; from the coding sequence ATGAAAAGAGAAGTAATTATTAAAGACACCCATCGTGGGTTGTATTATGAAGATGGCGTCCTCACCAAGCTTCTGGAAGGCGGGCGCTATGTGATTCCACGTCATTTTAATCTTGGGTTTTACCGCCGTCCAAAAGTGGAAATCGTCCTGGTGGACATCCGCGAACGAGATTTGACGATTAAAGGTCAGGAAATTTTGACTTCAGACAAGGTCGCGATTCGGGTGAGCATCGTGGTGCAATTCCGGGTGACAGATCCAAAAGCCGCACTGCACGAAGTTCAAAACTACGAAGATCGCCTCTACAGCGACGTTCAACTGGCCGCCCGTCGGTCTCTGGCATCAATGGCGCTCGAAGAAATTTTGACCAACCGCAACCGCCTCAACGAAGACATCCGGCACGATGTGAAAGAAGCGGCAGCGAGCTACGGCGTGGCTATCCTGCGCGCTGACGTGAAGGATTTGATCTTCCCAGGGAACTTGCAGGAAATTATGAACCGCGTGCTGGCAGCCGAACGCATGAGCCAGGCTCAGTTGATCGAAGCCCGAACCAAGGCTGAAGTTCAGCAAATTGATGCGCAGGCCCGGTCTCAGTCACAACATATCGAAGCCGAAACGCAGGCTGACAATCGTCGCACCATTGCCCAAAGTGAAGCTGCGGCCCACACCCTCAAAACCGAAGCCGAAATTCGAGCCCTTCGCGACCGTGCCGAAGCAGCAGACGCATACAACCAGCATCCAGCACTGATGCGGCTACAGGAACTTGAAACCCTGCGTGAGCTTTCACGCACGGCCAACGCCCGCATTTACATCGGGTTTGATAAGCATCAGGAACTGGCAAGCGGCGAGTAG
- a CDS encoding TROVE domain-containing protein, with protein MANKNLFQSLPGTLIPQTNALNNERVRAYRFSPKHQLAQYTITGCLNNTFYASAGQQLETVLELCKTIEPEFIAKTAVYCRERGFMKDMPALLTAVLSTKDRDAFARVFPRVIDNGKMLRNFVQMMRSGVVGRKSLGSLPKRMVREWFETRTEDQIFDASVGQSPSFADILKMVHPKPRNEQREALFGYLIGRDINKNLLPDRIKLFEAYKAGYRAEVPDIPFQMLTALELKTPEWTAIARNAPWQMTRMNLNTFARHGVFAQEGMTELIANRLRDPKAVKRSRVFPYQLMTAFMSADASVPVAVRDALQDAMEIALDNVPEFNGKVYVLPDVSGSMSSPVTGYRPGATSVVRCIDVAALVAAAVLRQNPQAEVIPFEHRVVNIDINRRDSVMTNAKKLASIGGGGTSCSAPLALLNSQKAKGDLVIYVSDNESWVDASRGRGTATMKEWAVFKQRNPRARMVCIDIQPYGTTQAAEAEDILNIGGFSDQVFDVISLFAQNQLVAEHWVGVINQVQI; from the coding sequence ATGGCAAACAAAAACTTGTTTCAGTCACTTCCTGGCACCTTGATTCCACAGACCAACGCCCTCAACAACGAGCGTGTACGGGCGTACCGCTTCAGCCCAAAACATCAGTTGGCGCAATACACGATCACTGGCTGTTTGAACAACACATTTTATGCGTCAGCCGGACAGCAACTTGAGACCGTGTTGGAACTGTGCAAAACCATTGAACCCGAGTTCATTGCGAAAACCGCCGTGTACTGCCGTGAGCGTGGTTTTATGAAAGATATGCCGGCGCTGTTGACAGCGGTGCTTTCAACCAAAGACCGCGATGCCTTTGCCCGTGTGTTCCCTCGGGTGATTGATAACGGCAAAATGCTCCGCAACTTCGTGCAGATGATGCGCTCAGGTGTGGTAGGCCGCAAATCACTGGGTTCATTGCCAAAACGGATGGTGCGCGAGTGGTTTGAGACTCGCACCGAAGATCAAATCTTCGATGCGTCGGTTGGTCAGAGCCCATCGTTTGCCGATATTTTGAAAATGGTTCACCCAAAACCACGCAACGAGCAGCGCGAAGCGTTGTTTGGCTACCTGATCGGTCGCGACATCAACAAAAACCTGTTGCCGGACCGCATCAAACTGTTTGAAGCCTACAAAGCCGGATACCGGGCGGAAGTCCCAGACATTCCGTTCCAGATGTTGACGGCTCTGGAGTTGAAAACACCTGAATGGACAGCCATTGCCCGGAACGCTCCGTGGCAGATGACCCGGATGAACCTGAACACATTTGCGCGGCATGGTGTATTTGCTCAGGAAGGAATGACTGAGTTGATTGCCAACCGGCTGCGTGATCCAAAAGCGGTGAAACGGTCACGTGTGTTCCCATACCAGTTGATGACCGCGTTTATGTCAGCCGATGCCAGCGTTCCAGTCGCGGTTCGGGATGCGTTGCAAGATGCAATGGAAATTGCCCTCGACAACGTGCCTGAGTTCAATGGAAAAGTGTATGTCCTGCCTGACGTGTCAGGTTCGATGTCATCACCGGTAACGGGCTACCGTCCAGGAGCAACCAGCGTGGTTCGGTGTATTGACGTAGCGGCACTGGTCGCAGCCGCCGTGTTGCGCCAGAATCCTCAAGCGGAAGTGATTCCATTTGAACACCGCGTCGTCAACATTGACATCAACCGGCGTGACTCAGTGATGACCAACGCCAAAAAACTGGCCTCAATTGGTGGTGGCGGAACGAGCTGCAGCGCGCCACTGGCGTTGCTCAACAGCCAGAAAGCCAAAGGTGATTTGGTGATCTACGTCTCAGACAACGAGTCCTGGGTAGACGCCAGCCGGGGTCGCGGAACAGCGACCATGAAAGAATGGGCAGTGTTCAAACAGCGCAACCCACGGGCGCGCATGGTGTGCATTGACATTCAGCCATACGGCACAACGCAGGCAGCCGAGGCCGAGGACATCCTCAACATCGGCGGCTTCTCAGACCAGGTCTTTGACGTAATCAGCCTGTTCGCTCAAAACCAACTGGTGGCCGAGCACTGGGTTGGCGTCATCAATCAGGTGCAAATCTGA
- a CDS encoding sigma 54-interacting transcriptional regulator — MTVLQTVVIGLLGPTLDGGKGPTRWERWRPTVAVCQHENLLVHRFELLYQEKFAELAETIKGDIQSVSPETEVRLVKIDFEDPWDFGQVYGTLHDFARQYPFDIEHEDYLIHLTTGTHVAQICMFLLTESRHFPANLLQTSPSKRFRGDHPGEFSVIDLDLSKYDQLASRFRQEQQESQSFLKSGIETRNASFNRMIEQIERVAIVSRAPILLMGPTGAGKSQLAKRIYELKKGRHLVSGKFVDVNCATLRGDTAMSTLFGHVKGAFTGAMQNRPGLLRVADGGLLFLDEIGELGVDEQAMLLRALEEKVFMPLGADHEVRSDFLLIAGTNRDLTSQVHEGNFREDLLARINLWTFRLPGLKDRFEDIEPNLQYELEQFARFTGNRVTINKEARQRFLSFATSVEGRWAGNFRDLNAAITRMATLADGGRISLAEVEEELGRLRESWRLPSEGKADSLVEKVLGPERSATLDRFDRVQLEDVLKVCREARSISEAGRELFAHSRLEKKNANDADRLRKYLAKFDLSWADITTGTDQG; from the coding sequence ATGACCGTTCTGCAAACAGTCGTGATTGGGTTGCTTGGGCCAACACTGGATGGCGGGAAAGGTCCGACGCGATGGGAACGCTGGCGGCCAACAGTGGCCGTGTGCCAGCACGAAAACCTGCTGGTCCATCGGTTTGAGTTGCTCTATCAGGAAAAGTTCGCCGAACTGGCCGAAACCATCAAAGGCGACATCCAGTCAGTGTCACCTGAAACCGAAGTCAGGCTGGTGAAAATTGATTTCGAAGATCCCTGGGATTTTGGCCAGGTGTACGGGACGCTCCACGATTTTGCCCGCCAGTATCCGTTTGATATCGAACACGAGGACTATCTGATCCATCTCACGACCGGGACGCACGTGGCGCAAATCTGTATGTTTTTGCTGACTGAATCGCGTCACTTTCCGGCAAACTTGCTTCAAACCTCGCCGTCCAAACGGTTTCGAGGCGATCATCCGGGCGAATTTAGTGTTATTGACCTGGATCTTTCGAAGTATGACCAGCTTGCTTCGCGGTTTCGCCAGGAACAGCAGGAAAGCCAGAGTTTTCTCAAGTCAGGCATTGAAACCCGTAACGCCAGCTTTAACCGGATGATCGAGCAAATCGAACGGGTGGCGATTGTGTCGCGGGCGCCAATTCTGTTGATGGGACCGACGGGGGCAGGGAAGTCGCAGCTTGCCAAACGCATTTATGAGTTGAAAAAAGGGCGGCATCTGGTTTCGGGGAAGTTTGTGGATGTCAACTGCGCGACACTGCGGGGCGATACGGCGATGTCTACGTTGTTTGGCCACGTCAAAGGTGCATTTACCGGAGCGATGCAAAACCGGCCCGGATTGCTGCGTGTGGCGGATGGTGGATTGCTGTTTCTGGATGAAATCGGAGAGCTGGGCGTTGACGAACAGGCGATGCTGCTGCGGGCGCTGGAAGAAAAGGTGTTTATGCCGCTGGGTGCCGATCACGAAGTCCGCAGCGATTTCCTGTTGATTGCCGGTACCAACCGTGACTTGACCAGTCAGGTCCACGAAGGCAACTTCCGCGAAGATTTACTGGCCCGCATCAATCTCTGGACCTTTCGGCTACCGGGACTCAAAGACCGGTTTGAAGATATCGAACCGAATCTGCAATATGAACTCGAACAATTCGCCCGGTTTACGGGCAACCGGGTGACGATCAATAAAGAAGCCCGCCAGCGATTTTTATCATTTGCCACTTCGGTGGAAGGCCGCTGGGCCGGGAATTTTCGCGATTTAAACGCCGCCATTACCCGCATGGCGACCCTGGCCGATGGAGGCCGGATTTCGCTCGCCGAAGTTGAAGAGGAGCTGGGCCGACTCCGCGAATCGTGGCGATTGCCATCGGAGGGGAAAGCCGATTCGCTGGTTGAAAAAGTGCTCGGACCAGAACGAAGCGCTACCCTGGATCGGTTTGACCGGGTTCAGCTCGAAGATGTGCTCAAAGTATGTCGTGAAGCCCGATCCATTTCCGAGGCTGGCCGCGAACTCTTTGCCCATTCGCGCCTTGAGAAGAAAAATGCCAACGACGCCGACCGGTTGCGGAAATACCTCGCGAAGTTTGATCTTTCCTGGGCAGATATAACGACTGGAACTGACCAGGGTTAA
- a CDS encoding RtcB family protein, whose product MTETLQDTTPPGYNLIETKDGVPIKAWTKGVPIEQEAQRQLRNISQLPFVYKWVAAMPDVHWGIGATVGSVIPTKGAIIPAAVGVDIGCGMCAVQTTLNANNLPDNLHKLRECIELAVPHGRTHNGGPGDRGAWGTPPPRQIETWTQLKEGYDRIVAKHSKLSRGNDINHLGTLGTGNHFIELCLDEANNVWIMLHSGSRGVGNRIGSYFIELAKLDMMRNLHNLPDKDLAYFMEGAVHFDDYVEAVSWAQNYARWNRKLMLEQIIDAMTDSGELPEFSPSVEVVNCHHNYVQMEQHFGETVYVTRKGAVRAGVGDMGIIPGSMGARSYIVRGKGNPESFHSCSHGAGRAMSRSAAKKRFTVEDHVRATAGVECRKDKDVIDETPAAYKDIDAVMHAQSDLVEVVHTLKQVLCVKG is encoded by the coding sequence ATGACTGAGACACTCCAGGACACAACCCCGCCAGGATATAACCTGATTGAAACCAAAGACGGCGTTCCGATTAAAGCCTGGACCAAAGGCGTTCCGATTGAACAGGAAGCCCAGCGCCAGTTGCGCAACATTTCGCAATTGCCGTTTGTTTACAAGTGGGTTGCCGCCATGCCGGATGTGCATTGGGGCATCGGCGCCACGGTCGGAAGCGTGATTCCAACCAAAGGCGCGATCATTCCGGCGGCTGTGGGTGTGGATATTGGTTGCGGGATGTGTGCGGTCCAGACGACGTTAAATGCAAATAATCTTCCTGATAACCTTCATAAACTCCGTGAGTGTATCGAGCTGGCTGTTCCACATGGACGAACCCACAACGGAGGCCCCGGTGATCGAGGTGCCTGGGGAACGCCGCCGCCGCGTCAGATTGAGACATGGACCCAGCTTAAAGAAGGCTATGACCGAATTGTGGCCAAACATTCGAAATTGAGCCGAGGGAATGATATCAATCATTTAGGGACACTCGGAACGGGAAATCACTTCATCGAACTGTGTCTGGATGAAGCCAACAACGTGTGGATTATGCTCCATAGCGGGTCACGTGGCGTCGGTAACCGCATCGGTTCATACTTTATCGAGTTGGCCAAACTGGACATGATGCGCAACCTTCATAACCTGCCGGACAAGGATCTGGCGTATTTCATGGAAGGCGCCGTGCATTTTGACGACTACGTTGAGGCCGTATCCTGGGCGCAAAACTATGCTCGCTGGAATCGGAAGTTGATGTTAGAGCAAATCATTGATGCGATGACTGATTCAGGTGAACTCCCTGAGTTCTCTCCGTCAGTTGAAGTCGTGAATTGCCATCACAACTATGTTCAGATGGAACAACATTTTGGCGAAACAGTGTATGTAACTCGCAAAGGTGCTGTCCGCGCAGGTGTCGGTGATATGGGCATCATCCCAGGAAGTATGGGGGCGCGATCCTATATCGTGCGCGGAAAGGGGAACCCCGAGAGCTTTCATTCGTGCAGCCACGGTGCCGGACGGGCCATGTCGCGTAGTGCAGCGAAAAAACGATTTACCGTCGAAGATCACGTCCGGGCGACTGCTGGGGTTGAATGTCGCAAAGACAAGGATGTGATTGATGAAACACCGGCGGCATACAAGGACATTGATGCCGTGATGCACGCCCAATCTGACCTGGTCGAGGTCGTGCATACCTTAAAGCAGGTGTTGTGTGTGAAGGGGTAG
- a CDS encoding glycosyltransferase family 39 protein, translating to MALIGLLVPGLLGFAIVGLLWPKEEKLGSSMLLKICLAFGLGSGLTSGTYFLWLALIGVPGSLYYGVEVALTLLLLATLGYIARKNAATSSVSCVLDVPPTTSSNAVLSYSFVIALGVAAISFFCLLVWNPHGEWDGWAIWNLRARYLFRSGLEWKQTFSPILKWSHPDYPLGIPASISRCWTMMRAETVAVSQCLATVYTAGTVGLLFAALARLRSQSQAMLAVLVLIGFPLFVAQGASQYADVPLGFFYLATVVLIGLYYDLSERNPGLLVLAGMMAGLAAWTKNEGIPFLMIAFFALAVGLTWKKEVNSAVSHFLTFCLGALPGILILIYFKLYLAPPNYLTQNSGLGDKLARVIDPGRILQILQAFFSEITFAYLIPVLVVYALVVGFRLESRLIRPLLISAGILLFTLIGYFLVYLITPLDLTWQLANSVNRLFMQLWPSFLFLFFLMVSGPEQEKKPDLEPLTPPST from the coding sequence ATGGCGCTGATTGGGTTGCTGGTTCCCGGATTGCTTGGATTTGCTATCGTCGGGTTGCTCTGGCCAAAAGAAGAAAAACTCGGTTCATCAATGCTTTTGAAAATTTGCCTGGCGTTTGGATTAGGGTCTGGGTTGACATCGGGTACCTACTTTTTATGGCTGGCACTGATCGGAGTCCCAGGGTCTCTATACTATGGCGTGGAGGTGGCACTGACTCTGCTTTTGCTGGCAACACTTGGGTATATCGCTCGGAAGAATGCGGCGACCAGTTCGGTTTCCTGCGTTTTGGATGTGCCGCCAACCACCTCATCAAACGCAGTTTTGTCCTACAGTTTTGTGATTGCCCTGGGAGTTGCAGCTATTTCTTTCTTCTGTTTGCTGGTCTGGAATCCACACGGAGAGTGGGATGGCTGGGCGATCTGGAACCTTCGGGCCAGGTATTTGTTTCGGAGCGGCCTTGAGTGGAAACAGACATTTTCGCCCATCTTGAAATGGTCGCACCCAGATTATCCGCTTGGAATTCCAGCCAGTATTTCCCGATGCTGGACAATGATGAGGGCTGAAACGGTTGCTGTTTCTCAATGTCTGGCAACAGTGTACACGGCGGGAACAGTAGGATTGCTTTTTGCCGCCCTGGCACGGCTCAGGTCCCAAAGCCAGGCCATGCTCGCAGTTCTGGTCTTAATTGGATTTCCGCTTTTTGTGGCTCAGGGAGCGTCACAGTATGCCGATGTTCCCCTGGGGTTTTTCTACCTGGCGACTGTGGTGTTGATTGGTTTGTACTATGACTTGAGCGAACGTAACCCTGGCCTGCTCGTCCTGGCTGGAATGATGGCCGGACTGGCGGCCTGGACCAAAAATGAGGGAATTCCCTTTTTAATGATTGCTTTCTTTGCCCTGGCTGTCGGGTTAACCTGGAAAAAAGAAGTCAACTCAGCAGTGAGTCACTTTCTGACGTTTTGCCTGGGCGCCCTGCCCGGCATTCTGATCCTGATCTATTTTAAACTCTACCTGGCGCCTCCAAATTACCTGACCCAGAATTCGGGACTGGGTGACAAACTGGCCAGAGTCATTGATCCAGGACGTATTTTGCAGATTCTGCAGGCTTTTTTTTCTGAAATTACATTTGCCTACCTGATTCCGGTGTTGGTGGTATATGCCCTGGTTGTCGGGTTCCGCCTGGAATCACGACTCATCCGACCACTCCTTATTTCAGCCGGTATTTTGCTGTTCACCCTCATCGGGTATTTTTTGGTTTATCTCATCACTCCACTTGACCTCACCTGGCAACTGGCCAACTCAGTCAACCGGTTATTTATGCAATTATGGCCGAGCTTTCTGTTTTTGTTCTTTTTGATGGTCAGTGGCCCCGAACAGGAAAAGAAGCCAGACCTGGAACCATTGACTCCTCCTTCAACTTAA